The genomic interval ACTGCTCGAAATACACTCCGGAATCCGGGTTCTTCAGGCGCTCGTCGTCCAGGGTGAAGCCCTTGACGAGGTATTCGCGCAGGCGCTCCGTGGCCCAGCGGCGGAACTGCGCCCCGCGCAGCGAGCGCACGCGATACCCGACGGCGAGGATGGCGTCGAGGTTGTAGTGCTTGACGGCTCGCTGGACGTCCCGCGAGCCCTCCCGGCGAACTTGTAAGAATTCCTTACAGGTTGCCGCTTCCTCAATCTCTCCATCCGCAAACAGCGCCTTGAGGTGCAGCGTGATGTTCTGGGGCGTGGTCTGGAAGAGCTCAGCGATCAAGGCCTGGCTCAGCCACAGGCTCTCATCAGAGAACCGGCACTCGACGCGGGTGCGCCCGTCGTCGGTCTGATAGAGGATGATCTCGCCGGTGGGCTCATGCGGCCTTTCCATCGCTACAGGCTCCGCACGTTCTTGAGGTCGTGCTGTTCCAGGATGGCGGCAAGGTTGATCTTGGCCACGTCGTCAACGAAGGCACTGTCGCGGAACACGCAGGTGGTGTCGCCCGCTGGGGCGAGTTCCTTGTGCCAGTCGACGATGGTCTGCGCCAGCGGCTCCACCTCTTCTTGGGTGATTTGTGTTGCGAGACAGGCCAGCAGCA from Actinomycetota bacterium carries:
- a CDS encoding virulence RhuM family protein; the encoded protein is MERPHEPTGEIILYQTDDGRTRVECRFSDESLWLSQALIAELFQTTPQNITLHLKALFADGEIEEAATCKEFLQVRREGSRDVQRAVKHYNLDAILAVGYRVRSLRGAQFRRWATERLREYLVKGFTLDDERLKNPDSGVYFEQ